The following are encoded together in the Humulus lupulus chromosome 5, drHumLupu1.1, whole genome shotgun sequence genome:
- the LOC133779157 gene encoding uncharacterized protein LOC133779157, whose amino-acid sequence MFHLLRNLKTTYKKHAKEYSVHFFVAATTYTEKKFEYHMKELDKLDKRIRPYLQKKMDIINGQYSTSKKKVLGNDFQYFESLNAATVAAKEVPVTTLLECLRGLLQDWTYTNRKLAQQTMTRLTPIAEQTLTNNFVYSLRLTPTNEYLFEVFKEDKSWIVNLKERICTCNRFQKDEMPCGHALVVMKEMNIDPYDYCSHYYTTKVWLETYDATVYLVGKQQHWELPDLFKDIIVLPPFERVKILGHMHQTDIKS is encoded by the exons ATGTTCCACCTGTTAAGGAACTTGAAAACAACCTACAAGAAACATGCCAAGGAATACAGTGTACATTTCTTTGTTGCAGCAACCACGTACACAGAAAAGAAATTCGAATATCATATGAAGGAGCTTGACAAATTGGATAAGCGTATAAGGCCTTATTTGCAAAAAAAAATGGATATCATAAATGGTCAATATTCTACTTCAAAAAAAAAGGTACTCGGTAATGACTTCCAATATTTTGAGTCACTTAATGCAGCCACCGTGGCTGCTAAAGAAGTACCTGTCACAACACTTTTGGAGTGTTTGCGTGGATTACTCCAAGATTGGACATACACTAATAGGAAACTAGCTCAACAAACAATGACAAGATTGACACCAATTGCAGAACAAACACTCACCAACAACTTTGTATACTCTTTGAGATTAACT CCAACAAATGAATATCTGTTTGAGGTATTTAAAGAAGATAAGTCATGGATTGTAAATCTTAAAGAACGAATCTGCACTTGCAATAGATTTCAAAAGGATGAAATGCCATGTGGTCATGCTCTTGTTGTGATGAAGGAGATGAACATAGACCCCTATGATTATTGTTCACATTACTACACAACAAAAGTATGGCTAGAAACATACGATGCAACTGTGTATCTAGTAGGGAAACAACAACATTGGGAATTACCAGACCTTTTCAAAGACATCATAGTGTTGCCTCCATTTGAAAGAGTGAAG